GTAAGAAATTGCTCATTGGTGGTTTACATTTATGACAGGGGGATAATAAGGGCTCAGGAAAGAGCGGGGATAGTAACAACAGAGATGCAGCTGGGGGTGTTTCCGGTGAAGAGTTGCCGGTAGTATAGAGCCCAATGCTACAACCTTTCTGTATGTTTCTTAATTTGTATTAGTGTTATTAGCTCTGACTTGGTCATCTTTGATTACACAGAGCTGGTGAGGCGAGAAGTTGCAAGTGAACTCTCTAGAGATAAAGAACAACATCAAAATGATCAAGTAATTCCTCTGTCTATCTATCACACCCGGCTTGTGTACACCAAATGAAGAGCATAGTAGTAATCTGTATGCATCTAGGTTCTATATCCAACCGCTTTACAATAAAACACTTTAAACTTACATTTGTATAACCATAAGTCTTAAAAGATTAACTTTAGACTAACTTACCAATGTAAAATCTGCTGAAGATGTTGGTGCTTGATTGTTATTATTGTTTTATGAAGTATAGTTTTAGCTGGAATCTTATCCCACAACGCCCTAATCAATGCTTCTCGCCTTTAGAGCAATTTTGTCTAGCGTGGAGTTCTCTAAAATATGTGCAGGGGATATTAGAGATCAATGATTTGCCATTAGATTTGAGCTGGTCGACTACTTCTATTTAGAGATTCTATTTCGGGTTTATTGTCAGTTTCGGTTATGTGATCATTTGAGAACTTTGGTTATCTGTTTCCGGTTTAGTTGGTTGTAGTTGAAGATATATGAGAAGTatttgaaagaagaaaaagtttcTCCACAATCATCTATCATCTCTTAACTTCGTTTAGTGGATTTCAAAAACTGAATGGTAACGCCATAATGTACAAGATCTCATGACCGACTGTTACaactattatgttttttttctctctcgtCTTTGTAACCAGTGTTATAGAAATTTAATACTATCCATATACACTTTTCATTATCAAACTATGGATTAGAAACAATTTACTGGATCTACATTTCTTACATATACAACTGAACTTTGTTTCATCGTAATATCGACTATGCACCAACCAAAGTTAACAAATGTTTCTTAGTAAAAAAATCGGTCTACATAAAGAATAACATTTAAGGCAGTTGATTTGAAAAAGTTTCTGGAGAGTAAATGGAATGCTTAAATCACGCAACCATTTTCAAATTTGTAGCTCCTTTAAATTCTCTCATATGGTAAGGCCTCTTTGTTACTTTTATCAGTTTCCAATTTCTGTTCTTCAAAAAATCAAGAATCTCAAAAGCACAATGGATTCTCAAGAAGCAGGTTCATCATTGACTACTACACTCATTTGTTTTTCTCCTATCTAAAATCTCTTTTTTCATAAGCTGACCATGTTTTTGAAATATTCTCTCTCACTTTGCATTAGCAGCAAGAGAAAAGGTTGATTTAGCGCAGCCGGTAAGGGATAAAGAGAGTGAATGGAATCATCGGAGAAGCTTGGCATGGGACTCAGCCTTCTTCACTACCCCTGGTTTCTTCTCAATCTCCTTAATGACTAATTGTGAAATTCAAGAACCTCAAGAAACACAATAGTTTATACGATGCCAACGATTTTTGcaaccttttttttgttttgttgtaggAGTATTGGATCATGAAGAGTTGTTTGGGAGCTTAAAACTTGGTGAGAATGAGATTGACGTAAATCAGAAGGAGGACTCCATCAAGAAGTCACTTCTTCCATGTGTTTCTTCTGACATCGCTACTCGTCCAAGTTTTGCATGGGACCATGCTTTTTTAACCGAGCCAGGTCTCACATTTTCAAAACGTTACTTCACTCTTTTTGTAAACGTTCATcacatttttttgaaaaataattagtaCAGTTTTGCTATTGGATCATCAaacactatatatatttattagcaAAACCAAACAGACCAAATGTATTTagcatatttatatattgaaaactgACATTGGCTAAATTTGATAAGGTGTTCTTGACTCTGAGGAATTGTCGCTGGTGAACAATGGTTTCACTAGTAACACACAGCCTCGTAACTCTGCTGATTCCATGACTACAACAACTGAAGGAAGCAGATTCTCTGTCTCGAGCATTGAGCTTGATCTGTTTAACGACCTGAGAGCCTCGAGTAATGTGAAGGAGACGAGAGCTCAAGAGATCCAACGCAAGTTACCAGATGGTAACAAGGTAAAAAGGAACAAACTCacctttttgtttcttcttctcggTGTGCTTTCATCTGAATTTAACATGTCTGTTCCTGTTTGTCAAGAGGACTAAATGGTATAAACTGAAAAATCAACGATTGAGTCTCATTCCTCAACCAAAAGCGTATACTCCTTCTTCATCGTCATTGTCATCTTCAGTCTCCGAATCTTTTACTCCTCGTCAAGCTAAACCCGAGAAGAAAGTTGTTGCAAGTGAACTTGGTGAGAACATGATCCATTTTTCCTTTGTTCTCTTCAAGAGGAGAAAAATCAATGTTCTTAAAAATTTAACATCTTCTTGTTTTTGTGTGAAGGGAATAAGGGATCAAAATCTATCATACGATCATCTTATTCTGGATATAAAGGGAAGGATTTGACATCGTCATCCTCTGGTCTGAGGTTACCCTTGCCAAAGATGGGTTTCTTCGACTCGGTATGCTTCCAAAGAAAATCTAGTTTACAAaacttttatgtatatgttgCGGTCGTGAAGAAACGCTATAACTTTTATTACAACAGGAGAATGACGGagacaaagaaaacaaagaaccAAATGCTTCTGCAAACAGAAGAAGACACAAGTCGAAACTCGGGACGCTTTATCCACAAGAAACCCCTAACGTTTTGGGCCAACGCAAGACTCGAAAGTGAAACGGGCAAAAACGACTATATTTGACTATTGAATCAATGTTTCTTGTTGGATAAGTCGGCTGCTTtttttctttggaaatttttttatatccaCTGCATAGGTATAAGTTGTTGATGAATGGTAATGGATATCTTAATTTATCTTATGATATTTTCTCAATGTTGTATTACATTGGGCAGTGGAGGCACATCAAGGCTCTTCTCCTCTTTTACTCTCATTACTTGTACGATCTTCCTTGTTATGCTCCTCAgcatcttctcttgtgtttACTCGTTACCAAACCAACAGCATATACTTGGATTTCACTTTGGTCCTTCTCCATACTTCTCAAGTACTTTGAACTTAGGATTTTGGTGATGAATTGTAACTTAATTAAGTCGCAAGAATTGGGTCACCGTAGAGACAGAAAATACAATAGCACACATTAAGCACATGACCGCTATATTTGTGGTTCTTAAGCTTCTATAGCAAAAGTACAGTATAGTGAAGTAGAGAATGCAACTGGCTATTTTTGACTAGCCAATTGCATTCTCTCCGAAGCTCATAGCAGTATATATTTTGCAAACCCTAAGTGAGAGGATAATCAAACCTATCAAAATTaagcaaaaaacaaaagagaaagcaaaaaaatatatattattttattattttagccaGAAAAGTTTTTATTGCGAGAGCGATGAGAAAGAGCAACGGCTTAACTCAGATGAAACTTTACAAGAAGATAATTAATTTGATGATCATCCCACAAGAACGTAGATAGCATAGATGATCCCAGGGATGTAACCCAACAAAGTCAACAACAAACATATCCAAAACTCTACCTGCATTCATGAGATCTAACAATTAAATTACGAGACAAGAAAGTAAGTAATTAATCTAATGATGTATTTAGATTAGTGCTTACCCCACAACCATATCGGAGGAAAACGCCGACTGGAGGCAGAAGAATCGCCAGAATCACTTCCAGGAAAGTCTCTGAACCCATTTTGTTTTGGACTattgaagaagagaaagagaagagttGATTAGGGAAGAAGTGAAAGTGGTGAGTGAGTTATGAAGAAAAACTATAGCTGGGTATTTGACACCTGTAGTTCTTGCAGTGTATCACGTACCACGTGTGGATGTTTTAGAGATGCACTCATTAACAATGTGGCCTATATATGTGTTGCGACTTTTTCCAAGTAGAAAGATAGAATATGTCAAATAtctgtttacttttttttttggtcaatatATCTGTTTACTTCATAACTGTTTTTACTACTTCGAAGGGATCTTCTTaaagaatattattattttcagtgTCAGAAACAAGAGGAGATATTGATGAATTGATGTTTTTGATAACTACGGCTGGATGGTATTTTGCTAATGCTTACATCGAGTCTGTTAGTTATTATCCATTTCAATTTGTAAAATAAGTTTTGATAAATTAGAAAACAATTTGGAAACCTATACTTATGTATATTACCTCGTAGTATCAAAAATACCACATTTTATTTGCGTCTGACAAAAGcatgcaacaacaacaaaaatctaCAACATATGTACAGTAATTTCATAGTAGCAGACTGAACATTTTACATGCAAGATTCTATAGAGTAGTTTTACTTTGACCTACTAAGAATATAACACAGAAAATGAATATGAAACCTCTATGATCAAGCATAATTATCAAATGTACATAATTTAATTAGAAAAAATGGTGGAAATTGAGGtgcttgttttgtttcttcaacTCACCCTTAAACCCATTTTGCCAAATCCAGTGTCTTGCATCATCTCCACGAACTCACTGTAATCTATTCTTCCAtcctgacaaaaaaaaaccaacacGCTCACACACATATGGAATCATTTCAAGAACAATGGTGCTTTTAAGTAATTACTGAATGCAAGAGCAACTTTTATTTACATTGTCCTTGTCAACTTCGCTTATAATGTCGTCTAGATGAACATCCGCTAAGCCAAATTGCTTGCAACCTTGCTGGAGCTCTTCTCGGGTTATATAACCACTTCCATCTTTATCAAAATAAGAGAACGCTGTGAACAAATGGTCTTCTTTCTGTATTTTGTTTAAATGCACCATCGCTGCTATAAACTCTCCATAGTCTATAGTCCCACTGTTATCTATATCCGCCTGAAAATGTGCTCTCCATATTATTTTATAGCTTCTGTAGTTCTGTATATCATATAGTTAAAGGCAAGAAGAGAAATGGGACGTACTGCTTGCATTAATCCTAATATTTCTGAATCTTTAAGGTTAGCACCAACTCTGTCCAAGCCCTTCTTGAGTTCTTCGAGAGTGATGTGTCCACTGTTGTCTGTATCTATCATCTTGAACATTTCCTTCAACCCTGCTATCTCTTCCTCTGACAAGCTTTCTGCTATCACCTGAATAAATGCATGTCGTGACAAGTTAAAATGGTGAGTAATATAAGTGAAATAAGAGCCGGTTCTTGGCAAAGCCATATGCAACATTAGCTTTGGACCCTCAAAATcttaagaaataatatatatagacataaattctcaatttatttttaacttttttttattaaagttcTTATTAAATTTTCTATGGTCCCCAAAAACTGATGTCAATTTATATGTTGTTCCTTATAGGGAGAGATTTTATGTGAGTTTACTAATGCTTAGTACTTTTGTAATAATTGTTTACCTTGATAGCAATTTTCTTAAGCTTGTTCATGGCAGAAAACTGTTTCAAACGACTGAGAACAGCAGAATCAAGAGGTTTATCAAGAGCAACACCGTCCACTCTAGCCCAAGGATGACCTGCAACACAATAAATATTACAATCTTTGCAAGTAGTTCTGTGCTAACAACACTTTCTGATTCAAAAAGAACACTAACAGAGAACTTCATGAGCTGTCATTCGCTTCTTAGGGTCTCTTATCAGCATCCGACGAACCAAATCTTTTGCGCTTTCTGATACACTGGGCCATGGTTCTGATACAAAGTCAAGGTCACCTTTTAAAACCTGCTCAAATATGCCTTGCTCCGTTTCTGGCATAACATAACAATCAATCAATTACTGTCTATAGTACCATTTGAACATTCCTTTAAGCATGAACCAAACAGTTCTATTACCATCCCAAAACGGAGGGACACCACTTAGTAAGATGTATATAATAACTCCAGCACTCCAAACATCACATTCATGACTATAATGTTTCTTTAAAACTTCTGGAGCCACATAGTAAGGGCTCCCAACTACATCACTGAATGTTTCTCCTGTTATGGGAAGAAACCAGAACATGAAGTTAAATGTAGAATCCAAACATATCAATTTCAAGTAattaaaaaacaacaacattaatTAGGCCATCCACACCAAGTTCTTAAAAGActtctattaaaatattattacttaGAGACTAGTTGAGATATCCTCAATGTGGATGCCCTTACCTGGTTTAAAGAAGACAGAGAGACCAAAGTCTATAGTCTTGAGTGCagcttcttcatctccactAACAAACAAGAAGTTCTCCGGCTTAAGATCACGATGCATCACACCAAGAGAATGGCAAGCTTCAATAACACCAACGATGGTTCTTGCAAGCTCAGCAGCTTTTCTCTCGGTGTAATGACCTCTTTGTATAATCCTATCAAACAGCTCTCCACCTGCACATATCTCCATCACGACATGAACACCTACTGCGTCCTCATAAGCACCAACGATCTGAATCACGTTGGGATGTCCAGACAAATGATGCATTATCTGAATCTCTCTTCTCACATCTTCTATGTCCTCAGGGGTCGTGAGTTTCCTCTTGGCGATGGTTTTGCAAGCGAGTtctttgtttgtctttttatcCACGCAAAGAAACGTCGTCCCGAATTGCCCTTGGCCTAACTTCCTCCCCACGCTATAGATCTCCTTGAGATTCTCTGTTTTTCTCCCGAGTACGGAGTCTATTTGTAGACCCGCGCTCGCCATTCGTTTCATGTGTGCCTCTTTCTTAGGCTTTGGATTCTCATCGTTGTTGATACATTTTGGTGCTTCTTCGTTGGCCATTTTCACCGGAGGAGGTGGTGTGCTTGGAGTTGGATCCACGGCGGAGGGAGCGTTGTCACCGCCATGAACGCTCTTCTTCTTGCTGCTGTCGTCCTTGTTGCTCTCGAGGCTCTCGTCTGGTTTCTGATTACGCCAAACAGCGGCACTAACGGATTGAAGGAACCCATTAGGGTTCAGTTTCGGACCCGTGCATGTGTTTCCCATTGAAACCCTAGTTTTGCTTTTCCTTCTGTTtgtttctatctttctctcttacCTTCTCGCGATCACCGTTTCTCTCCGGCACAAAGCACTCATCAACGCATCCATCGAGTTCTTGATGTGTCTTAAAATCAACACGGGGCAAATGAAAGAAACGTGAGATGAACACAACCTACCAATATGGGAACAGAGTTGATATTCTCGCTTATGCATGCAGTTTCTCCTTCTACGACACGCCGGAAGCTGAATTCTTGATGAGAAATTTTGTGGAATTTCTTGAATTTGGTGGAATGGTTTTGCTTCCGAGAAAATCTCATGAGCTGATGCTGATCAAAGGAGGAGGGGAAAATAAAATGAGAGTAAGGATGATGAACAATTAGTGGTcataatttccaaaaaaaaaagcaattagTGGTCGTAGCATGGCCGTACGTCTATTATAAACAACTTTTGGAGACTTGTATTTTGTTTCCTtgttataaaaatgaaatgaattgGGCGTTGTCTATGTTTTATTCATATTTTGCTCGATCAATACATAAATATGGAcaagtatatatatagtctATGTTGCATAGATGTATTTTGTAGTCTTAGGTTGCATATCATGTATTTGTATAGTTTTGTCTCAGATGGTATGAGAAAACAAAAGCAattggcaaaaaaaaagaagaaacaattGGCAAATAATACATAACGAAAGAagactaaaaaaaattaggatgtGTGGCTGTGTGAATAGTCACATTATGGATTTATGTTTATTAGAGGCTACGCCCGGATTTTTTCTATACGTAAATATAATTCTATCATTCTATCATCATCAGCGGCGGAGCCACAtggtttttgtaaaaaaaaaatctacttgtatactgaagaaaaaaattgagaaaatgCTATAAATTTAGCTTAATGACCCATGTAATAATGTTTATTATGAAATCGACCCTAGTGAAAGATTAAGCTGATTCCCCACTGATCAtcgtattaaatatatttagattGATTATAGATATAAAACTATTAGACAAATTTAAACTTATCTTCTTTTGTATTGTTTTACTTAACAGTTGatatgaaattaaattttattatctttgttataatatatatatatatatatatatatatatatatgtatatatatataaatggtgAAGAggttgaataaataattaattaaaccatattttttattcatttatgcTGTTTGTTTAggtttttatgaaaaattttaaatttacaaataactaaaatttatttttaacttttaaatcaGCCAATATCTATTTTCTACTAACAATCAAATGAAGGAGTTCTCTGAGACATGAGTTACTGACACTGTGCAACCCGCaaactaattttatatgtatattttattaattttatatgtatattttattattttattttttatgaaaaagtGAGTATTTTTTTCCTGTAAAAGTGACTCAACTTTTAGATTATATGCTTATTTAGAATGACTTGCTGgattaaatgttaaaatttgaTTGATCTAAAACATCTGAGTTATCGAAAAAgcattaaatgtttatatataaataacacgATGGGCCATCAgttctgtttttaaaataattgtaacttttatttgttttaattaattaatttcaaaaaaagatGTCGATTAATACAATCGGTTTTTATTGGGAGTTTATAATTGTTAGcttcataaatttatttactttgctaatatatttattctttCTTGATAAAGGCCAATCCGAATTGTAAAAATTCATTATGGTAAATCCTTTTGTCTGTCACCATATCATCAATCTCTGATCCGATGCGTCAACAGATTTCAGAAGCACTACTTTTTTGGGAAGAAAGACCAGAGGTTACGAACTTTAGAGTCTTGTCTGAGTTTGATCCATTGATTCCTGGACTAAAATAGAACTGTCTGTCTTCTTCCACAGAGGTCATCAGTCTCGATACCAGCTTAAAGTGATTAGCTTCCATGGATTTATGCTTACATGGAAACATGGTTCCTTGTTGATCAGCATGGAATTTATGGATGCTCTCTGCTAATTTTGTTGAGACCTAAATACTATATTTGAGAaggaaaaaatattaactgaaaAAGAGTTATGTATTCACATTATGTGCTTTCTTGAACATAAACTTTGAGATCAACATTTGTCTTGGTCTTTCAGGCGAATCAAAATCGGAGCTTTCATCTTCTGTAAACTGATTCTCCTCCACCCCCATTGCTAATATGTAGTCATGTGTTCTCATCCTCTGCAAGTATTTGAGCATTACTTGTTAAAGAACGAAATCTGAAACATAGTAATTTTGCTAGCTTTATGGGTAGGAGACTGTAAGAGTTACCTTCCTAATGAGAACCAGATGGAAGAGGAATAGCTACCCATGGCTGCTGAAACATAGGCCGTTAACAAAACCAACTTAACCAGTAAGAACACAAAACATTACAAACTTCATAAGGCAAGAGAAATTGCATTAGAGTTCATGAGAAATAAGCAAGTGTGAAGAGCATACGTATATTGTAGGAAGAGGCCATCTAGGGAACACTACATGAAGCTTTCTCTTGAGTTCGGTTTCCGTCCCTTTCTTGGCCACAAAACATCTGAAAAATATGGCATGGCTGTTCCACATTTTATCATTAGCTGTTGCAACAAAAGCCAATCAATGTTGAACTTGAATGAGCTATAAGTTTCTGTTTTAAGTAGTTGAGAGAAACAGTACAAACCATGGGCAAGACCAAAACCATTAGAAGTATGAAAGTGGTGTAGTTCCTTTTCCCAATCGCAATTATTGAGCCACTGATTACACCAAACATCCAAAGAGTAAGCTTAtggataaaaaaacaaaacagcaGAGATTAGATTCATGCGTTAAACCACCAAATCTTACCTTGGAATTAGGGATGTTAAAATGGTAAAATCCACCCCATTTAAACCCACCCCGTTTAAGACCCACCCCATTCAAAACCCATACCCGTTTAGACCCATTTAAAAATAGGTTTCTTAGGGGTACTCATTTAGATACACAAAATTTGTAATAACCCATTTAGACCCATTTAGACTCATTTAAACTATTGTTGAtctaatttttaattgttttaactttatggtttttaacaaaaattaaatgaaacaaataaaaaattataactgatttttattatataaacgcAAATCAAATTAATCTGgtaaaaccgtaaaatcaagttttcttcTAAAACCGCTAAATTGATTTTTCTccgctaaaaccgcaaaatcagtaaaaatcaagttttcccgccaaaaccgtaaaaatcgagttttcccgccaaaaccctaaaatcgagttttccgttaaaaccgtaaaatcgagtttttccgccaaaaccgtaaaatcgagttttttccgctaaaatagtaaaatcgTGTTTTCaggccaaaaccgtaaaatcgtgttttcccgccaaaaccgtaaaatcgagttttcccgccaaaaccgaaaaaccgagttttttccgccaaaaccgtaaaaaccgagtttttccgccaaaaccgtaaaaaccgagttttcccgcgaaaaccaaaaaaacaagttttttcgCCAAACgcgaaaaccaaaaaatcaagttttctcgccaaaactgcATAATCagatttttccgccaaaaccagaaaatgtgtttcccgtcaaaactgtaaaatccttttttttttgccacaaCTGCAAAATCAGAATTTTTTCGCATAAAtcgtaaaatcgattttttcgccaaaactaTACAATCACATTTtcctacaaaaaataattaattatattaatttaaatgagtTAATAGAGTCCCCACTAATTTTAAGTAGAACGCATTTAGTAAATGAATCTTAATAAAACTAACCATTTAAAACCCATTTAACTAAATGAGTCTAAATGAGCATTTATTTTAAACCCATTTAAAACCCGCTAACAAAACCCATTATAACATCCCTACCTGGAATTGTGAGCAAACCCTTTAACACATCAGTTACATGGCCTGCAATGCTATCACTGCGTTTAAGTTaaataaaacacaaagaaaccGTCTAGAGAAGTTCTAACTTTCATAACAAAAGTGGTTCTGAAAAAAAGCAAACCTATTAATCACAAATTTAGCAGTAAGAGATTATATCATCTTTCTCATGAGGACTGGCGTAACAGGATCATCTTTCGTGGTGAAATAGTCCCACAGACACACACCAGTCAGTGCGTTATAAGATATAGATGGAAAATTACTAATATATCCAAGACAATTGAAGCTTTGTGTATCCTAACGGAATTGAATTAGGAATATAAGTGTATCTTTCAATCTAGAGCTCTAACAAAACCCATCCAGAGATGGAAATAACTTCTTAAGCATTTGTTACAGGTATTGTTTCCAGGGCAAAAGGGAGCATACCTGATAATCAGAAAGACCCGTTTGTTAAGATTCACATTTTCACACACATTATCACTACAGAGAAAGACGGTTCGGTGGACGTGTTTTGGACGATTATGGAGACGGGATTCCAGCTCGTCAATTATATTCCTTCACGGTATTTGATGAAGTTTCGTACGGATCTTAACGTCAAAACCTAGAATCTGAACGAACCGGCTAGGATTCAAATTCAAAAGAGGATGTTATCTAAGGGTGATCCACTCTAGGTGAGTTTCTTCAGCTATTAATTGGACGCCTAGATTTCATCGAGATTCGTCTTCTGCGAATCGATATTTGATTGCTTCTCTGCAACTTTTGATTCGAGCTTCTCTTTGTTGTATATGTTTTTCTGGTGAATTCTGCGAGGGGCAGAGATTGGTGATGAAGGGGTTTATATAAGGTGACAAACAAAAGGAGTCGGAACGATAACATTATTCAGATGAAAGGAGTAAAGAGAAGAACTGAAGGACGTGGAGTGGATAATAAATTCAGATACGCAGGGAAGTGGAAGAGCCAGGGAATCTTTTCTTGCGTCGAAGATTAGGTAAGGTGGACTCTAAATGGGCTATGGCGAATTATTAGGATTATGAGCCCAGACATATGGCTCGGTATTGTTTGTATCGGCTTAAGCAAATGACGTGGCAAATTAGAAAACTCTTATTGGacgattttttaaaatgatgtgGCATGTCTCTCCTTTGAGCATAtctcccttttagtattgttagattTAAGCTtttagttaaataataaatatagagTTGATTAAAGACACATTTTGTCTTTGGTTTACACTAGGAGACACTTTCCACTTGTGAGACACTTTTTGGTAGGGCCAAAGAGTTGGTTTGTCAAAATTACCCTTGTGAGAAATGAAATCAATAGTATTCTGCTGGAAGGAATCGAGAATTGgattaaaaaagttatttttctctctctcctataatataataactttttctattggtttctcataaaaaaaaagttattcctCACAACATGTTTTATTTCGTATTATTTCATACTAAAATttataagtataaatatataatgtacaaaataaattataactttttttgttctatatttCGAGAtccatattatatatgttttgatattttttaaaaattagattttcaaAACGAATTATGTGGACACAACTATTGTGGACGAATATGTCGAACATACGTCGCTAATGTAACTAtgaataaatttatgtttttcgtTTATGTGTTTACATTTTCTCTGCATATCTATCCACATATTATTCATCCACGACTCGTCTACGTATTGTCTATCCACGAGTCGTCCATCCACAACTTGCATCATCCATCCATCTATAACCAATATTCTCTTCCTCTCTTTACTCCAGCACCTCTTCATTTTCCTCTTCTCCAAAGAAAAATCCATAGGTTTTGATTTGTGTTAatctccaaaattttaaaccagATTAGAAACAAATCCAGCAATTTCGGTGATGTTTCTCATGGTTTTGACGAAGCTTCTCATGGTGATTACAGCTACGCCCAAGCTCTGTTTGAGGTGTGGTTGGTGGCTATGGATTCGTTTTGTGGAGAGCA
The window above is part of the Brassica napus cultivar Da-Ae chromosome C3, Da-Ae, whole genome shotgun sequence genome. Proteins encoded here:
- the LOC106407549 gene encoding uncharacterized protein LOC106407549 isoform X2, whose product is MDSQEAAREKVDLAQPVRDKESEWNHRRSLAWDSAFFTTPGVLDHEELFGSLKLGENEIDVNQKEDSIKKSLLPCVSSDIATRPSFAWDHAFLTEPGVLDSEELSLVNNGFTSNTQPRNSADSMTTTTEGSRFSVSSIELDLFNDLRASSNVKETRAQEIQRKLPDGNKRTKWYKLKNQRLSLIPQPKAYTPSSSSLSSSVSESFTPRQAKPEKKVVASELGNKGSKSIIRSSYSGYKGKDLTSSSSGLRLPLPKMGFFDSENDGDKENKEPNASANRRRHKSKLGTLYPQETPNVLGQRKTRK
- the LOC106407549 gene encoding uncharacterized protein LOC106407549 isoform X1, translating into MDSQEAAAREKVDLAQPVRDKESEWNHRRSLAWDSAFFTTPGVLDHEELFGSLKLGENEIDVNQKEDSIKKSLLPCVSSDIATRPSFAWDHAFLTEPGVLDSEELSLVNNGFTSNTQPRNSADSMTTTTEGSRFSVSSIELDLFNDLRASSNVKETRAQEIQRKLPDGNKRTKWYKLKNQRLSLIPQPKAYTPSSSSLSSSVSESFTPRQAKPEKKVVASELGNKGSKSIIRSSYSGYKGKDLTSSSSGLRLPLPKMGFFDSENDGDKENKEPNASANRRRHKSKLGTLYPQETPNVLGQRKTRK
- the LOC106407552 gene encoding low temperature-induced protein lt101.2; protein product: MGSETFLEVILAILLPPVGVFLRYGCGVEFWICLLLTLLGYIPGIIYAIYVLVG
- the LOC106409329 gene encoding calcium-dependent protein kinase 20, encoding MGNTCTGPKLNPNGFLQSVSAAVWRNQKPDESLESNKDDSSKKKSVHGGDNAPSAVDPTPSTPPPPVKMANEEAPKCINNDENPKPKKEAHMKRMASAGLQIDSVLGRKTENLKEIYSVGRKLGQGQFGTTFLCVDKKTNKELACKTIAKRKLTTPEDIEDVRREIQIMHHLSGHPNVIQIVGAYEDAVGVHVVMEICAGGELFDRIIQRGHYTERKAAELARTIVGVIEACHSLGVMHRDLKPENFLFVSGDEEAALKTIDFGLSVFFKPGETFSDVVGSPYYVAPEVLKKHYSHECDVWSAGVIIYILLSGVPPFWDETEQGIFEQVLKGDLDFVSEPWPSVSESAKDLVRRMLIRDPKKRMTAHEVLCHPWARVDGVALDKPLDSAVLSRLKQFSAMNKLKKIAIKVIAESLSEEEIAGLKEMFKMIDTDNSGHITLEELKKGLDRVGANLKDSEILGLMQAADIDNSGTIDYGEFIAAMVHLNKIQKEDHLFTAFSYFDKDGSGYITREELQQGCKQFGLADVHLDDIISEVDKDNDGRIDYSEFVEMMQDTGFGKMGLRVS